Proteins encoded by one window of Opitutia bacterium:
- the pepT gene encoding peptidase T, translating to MSLDSADLLDRFLRYVQIDTRSDPASPACPSTPTQWNLLRLLERELRELGAADVELTAHGYVLATIPATVQTDAPVIAYCAHVDTAPNLPGAATPIVHRAYDGRPIVLPDDPTQTLTVETIPFLRESIGQDVITASGTTLLGADDKAGVAIVMAAARHLLRNPGIPHGKIRLCFNPDEEIARGVDKLELAQLGAQFAYTLDGGERGEICHETFSADAAKLEIAGVAAHPGWAKDVMVNALRLAGRYLAALPTAQSPERTGDRAGFIHPVSCTGSAEQATVGFIIRDFEIEGLAEKRALMEKLAAELRAAEPNARVTLTFTEQYRNMRYWLEKDMRPVEFAREAARRAGITPFAQPIRGGTDGSRLTQRGLPTPNIFTGMHEVHSQREWVTLQDMEKSAETLLHLAQLWAEAK from the coding sequence ATGTCGCTCGACTCCGCCGACCTGCTCGACCGCTTTCTCCGCTACGTCCAGATCGACACGCGCTCCGATCCGGCTTCGCCCGCCTGCCCCAGCACGCCGACTCAATGGAATCTCCTGCGCCTGCTCGAACGCGAGCTGCGTGAACTCGGCGCGGCCGACGTCGAGCTGACCGCGCACGGCTACGTGCTCGCGACGATCCCCGCCACCGTGCAGACCGACGCGCCGGTTATCGCCTACTGCGCGCACGTCGACACCGCGCCGAACCTGCCCGGCGCCGCCACGCCCATCGTCCACCGCGCCTACGACGGCCGCCCCATCGTCCTCCCCGACGACCCGACGCAGACGCTCACGGTCGAGACGATCCCCTTCCTCCGCGAATCCATCGGTCAGGACGTCATCACCGCGAGCGGCACGACGCTGCTCGGCGCCGACGACAAGGCCGGCGTGGCCATCGTCATGGCCGCCGCGCGCCACTTGCTCCGCAACCCCGGCATCCCGCACGGCAAGATCCGCCTCTGCTTCAATCCCGATGAGGAGATCGCGCGCGGCGTCGACAAACTCGAACTCGCGCAACTCGGCGCGCAATTCGCCTACACGCTCGACGGCGGGGAACGCGGCGAGATTTGCCACGAGACGTTTTCCGCCGACGCCGCCAAGCTCGAGATCGCCGGCGTCGCCGCGCATCCCGGCTGGGCGAAGGACGTCATGGTCAACGCGCTCCGCCTCGCCGGCCGCTACCTCGCGGCCTTGCCCACGGCGCAGTCGCCCGAGCGCACCGGCGACCGCGCGGGGTTCATTCACCCGGTCTCGTGCACTGGCTCCGCCGAACAGGCGACGGTCGGTTTCATCATCCGCGATTTCGAGATCGAGGGCCTCGCCGAGAAACGCGCGTTGATGGAGAAACTCGCCGCCGAACTCCGCGCCGCCGAGCCCAACGCGCGCGTCACGCTCACCTTCACCGAGCAATACCGCAACATGCGCTACTGGCTCGAGAAGGACATGCGCCCGGTCGAGTTCGCCCGCGAAGCCGCGCGCCGCGCCGGCATCACACCGTTTGCCCAACCGATCCGCGGCGGCACCGACGGCTCGCGACTCACTCAGCGCGGCCTGCCCACGCCGAACATTTTCACCGGCATGCACGAGGTCCACAGCCAGCGCGAGTGGGTCACGTTGCAGGACATGGAGAAATCCGCCGAAACACTGCTCCACCTCGCCCAGCTCTGGGCCGAGGCGAAGTGA